DNA from Thermodesulfobacteriota bacterium:
AAGTACCGCTCCTGGCTTATCTTTTAAAAAGAAAAGCTCTTCATTTAATAGTGGATTCTCTCTTGCACACTCTATCGTATAGTCGTCAATTAGCTCGCAGGACATGATAGTATGCTGGCATATAGCAATATTTGCTCTCAGCGCACTATCTAAAGTTTTAAAATTTATACAGCTCAGGGTTCTGTGAGCAGGCGGGTGGTCTACAAGGTTTACCTTTAACTCACTTATAAAAACAAGTGTTCCAGCTGAGCCCGCAATTAGCTTGCAGAAATTAAATGGCTCTCCACCTTCTTTAAATGGCTCCATTCTAGAAAGAACATCAAGAGCATATCCAGTGTTCCTTCTAAAGATCTTTTGATCAGGGAAGTTCTCTTGAATTTCCTTTTGGTTAGCATCATCCGATAAAATATCTCTTATTTGCTGATATAATTTGGTTTCAAGAAGACTCTCATCACCACTGCATTTAGCCTCAAATTCCCCTTTTGTAAGCTCTCCAAATACTACTTCTGAGCCGTCAGCTAAAAATCCTTTAACCTCTAGTAAGTGTGTTCTGCTGTCACGATACACTACAGAGTTAGCCCCGCATGAGTTGTTACCCATCATTCCGCCAATCATGGCGCGGTTTTGTGTTGAGGTTTCGGGTCCGAAAAAAAGGTCATAGGGCTCTAAGTGTTCGTTTAGTTCATTTCTGATTACACCCGGATGAATACGGGCCCATTTCTCATCCTTATTTACTTCAAGCACTTGATTCAGATAACGTCCAACGTCAACTACAATGCCTCTGCCAATGGGTTGGCCCGACAATGAAGTTCCGGCCGCTCTAGGGGTGAGCGGAATATTTTTTTCTATTGAGAAATCTACTAGCTTTTTAATGTCTTCATGGGATTTAGGAAGAGCTACAGCACTGGGGAGCATTCTGTAGGATGAAGCGTCAGTAGCATAGAGTGTCCGTACTTTATGGCTATGATATAGATCCCCCGAGATTTGCTGCTTTAATTTTTCCCAATCAGATGTTTGGATATTAAAGTTATTCGAGGCGCCATTTGAACTCATTAGTAAACCCTCCCTAGCTATATATACACTTTTTTTATTTCAGACACAATTTTTATTATCCAGGCTGAACTATTGTAATATAAGATTATGTATATTTATAGAAGTTGCGTAAACCCTAATGCCGTTTTTCTATAATTGTCCGTAATTGTTAATATCTTGTTAGCACCCTTGGAATATATGTGTATACAATTAGAATTATTATAAAAACAAAATAGTACGAGGGAGAATATTATGAGTCCCAAAATACAGATCTCAGAAGAAATAATATCTCAGCTAAATCAAAAAGGCATAAATGAAGAAATCGCACTATCACAAATAGAGACATTTAAAAATGGAATTCCATATACTGAGTTATTAAGGCCTTGTACTGTCGGAGACGGAATTGAAAACATCGATGATTCCGTAGAAAAATATATTCAGATTTACGATCAAGAATCAGTAAATAAAAATGTAATAAAATTTGTGCCGGCCTCAGGTGCTGCAAGTCGTATGTTTAAAGAACTTCTTTCAATTAGCATCCGAGATAACGTGAACAAAAATGATCTAATAAACGACAATACAAAAGAATCGAATATTTTTCTAAAATTTATAGACAATATTGAAAAATTCGCCTTTCTTGATGATCTAATCGCATCTTTGTCTGGTGATGGTCTTGATTTAGAGACTCTACTAAATGAAGGTAACTATAAAGAGATTGCACAATATACCCTTGGAGCAAAAGGTCTTAATTATTCTAATCTTCCCAAAGGTATTATAGAGTTTCACAAATATGAAAATGGAGCAAGGACGGCTTTTGAAGAGCACTTAGTCGAAGCTAAAGTGTATTCAAAAGCTGGTGATGGAACGTGCCGTGTTCATTTTACAGTTTCTCCTGAACATATGGATAGGGTTAAGACTCTAATTAACGGGAAATCAGGACTTTATAAAGATGATAATGAACAATTTGATATAAGCTATTCAATCCAGAAGCCTTCTACTGATACCTTAGCGGTTGATATGAATAATCAGCCATTTCTCGATAATGACGGCAGATTAGTTCTACGGCCGGGAGGTCATGGAGCGCTTATCGAAAACCTAAATGATCTGGATTGCGATATCGCTTTTATAAAAAATATCGACAACGTAGTGCCAGACCGCTTAAAGGAAATAACATACTCATATAAAAAAGCCCTTGGGGGATATCTCTTAGATATACAAGCCAAAATATTCGAATATTTGAAGAGACTTGATGGTGAAACTTCTAGTGATCAGCTTTTAGAAGAGATAGATGCATTCATGCAAAATCAGCTAAAGATTCAATTGCCACAGGGCAGTAGCGGCTGGCCCAATCAGAGGAGAAAAGACTTTGCATTTTCAAAGTTAAACAGACCGCTCAGGGTCTGCGGCGTTGTGAAAAATGTGGGGGAACCAGGAGGAGGGCCATTTTGGATTACTTCGCGTGGCCAAGTATCTAGGCAGATTGTAGAGTCGGCACAGGTAAATCTTGAGTCTTTGGAGCAAAAAGCCATCTGGGAGTCATCAACTCATTTCAATCCTGTAGACCTTATATGCGGGTTAAAAGACTATAATGGTACATCCTTTGATTTAAGAAAATATGTAGACACAGATATGGGCTTTATATCATATAAATCTAAAGACGGACGAGAGCTGAAAGCACTTGAGCTTCCCGGTCTATGGAATGGAGCTATGGCCGATTGGATAAGCATTTTTATAGAAGTGCCACTTATTACTTTTAACCCTGTAAAGGGGGTATTAGATCTGCTTAGGGATGAGCATCAAAACAGTGAGTAATTATTGATGAGAAGAAAAACTGTTTTAGTTAATCTATCCGTTCAAATTCCAGAGGGACTTAGAAACTTATCAAGAACATTCTCTCAAATTTTGTTAAAAATTAATACTCTTTATGATCTACAGTCTGGCGGGACTTTGACACCAAGAGATGAAAGAAAAATCTGGAAAGAAATACCGGCCCTTTTAAGTTCTACGTCAACTGATATTGAGGTCTTATTAGATAGAGACATACAAAATCTGGAAAAGGGGATATTTGATCTTTATCCAGTATCCATAACCTTAAATAATTATGAGATAGATTTGATAATAGGAAAAATATTTGTGTCTGAAGGTGCTAGCTCAAGCTACTACGCAGGAGTTGCCGGAATTATTAATGAAAAATATAAAACTGTCCTAAATAGCTATGATTCTAAACTTGAACTACTGTGCCAAGAACTTGGTTGTTTGTCGGCAAATAAAACTGAATCAATTGTTGATAAAGCACCAAAAATAAAATGCTTAGAGGTTTTTAGCTTATCAGGCGCACTTGATATCGAACATAAACCAATCTGTATTTTTTACTCCGGTGATAGTCCTGAAAATCTCTCTGCACTGTCTAATATGACTGTTTTTATAAATCTTTATTCAGAACGATTTAAAGCTATCACAATGCAGATAGTAAAAAAATATGTACAAGGTGCAGAGCTTTTAGACGAACTGTCTGACTCGGAAATTTCAGACCTATTGTTGGTCTGGCTTAGGGGACATGATGTTGGACACTTTATTGGAGAAGATAAACTTGGTCAGAAAATGACAGAGTTTGATAGAGACTATATGATCCTACATGAGCTCAAGTCAGACTTAATTGCCCTTTACTCATTTAGGCTCTATAGAAATGATCTGCTGGATAAGGGATTACTTGAAAAGATATACTTCTTAACAGTAGCTGAAATGCTGCGCTATATAAGAAGAGGGGACATTACAAATCATCCGGACTCAGCTTCTGCATATATAGCATGGAGATATTTTGAGGACTCTGGGGCAATTAAATACAATGCTAATAGTAATAAATTTCTCATAGATATAAATATTTTAGAACAATCACTTAGCAAAATTACGCATGAGCTTTTGTCAATATTTGCTAGTGGTGATGAGGTCGCAGCCAGGAAATTGACTCACCGTTACGGTAGTTTAGAGAATAATGGTAGTAATGATAAATTCCCCGTGGACTGCAGCATTGAACTTGGCAATGCTCTTAGAGATATGAATTTGCCTTATTATATTGACTATAAATTTATAACGGATTGATTTTTCATTTATATATTCTGCCTTAGTATCCTTATTAGGTTTACAGCATAGCGTATTTTATGTCTTATAGCTTCTTGGCTTAGGTCACTCATATATTCCACAGTTTCTTCTTTTAGTTTTTTATCTTTGCTTCCAAGTTTTGAGAGCTCTTGAATCATATCGTCTAATTCTAGTAAATCATTATTTATAGATATGCTCTCAATTTCAGATAAAACTGATTTTGCTCTTTTCTTAACCTCATCAATTGCAAAGCTATCATTTGAAAGGTGTGTGATAAATAGCAGAATGTTTGCTGAATCATCATCATTTATGTTAGCGCACAGATCTTTAATGATTCCCTCATATTCATCAGTATTTGTATTGGTTGATAAGTAATTAGCCGCAAAATAATGATAAGTGTATTTATTTTTAAATTTGTAGTTGAGATCAAAGCTTTCTAAGACATTGGATTTGATTAACTCTTTTAGTACTAGATCAATCGCAATTTGATTGGTAAGGCTTTGGTTGTGGATATTTACTAAATCTTCATGTCCTACAAAATCTTTTTTATTTTCCAACATATAGAATGAAAGTTTTGAAAGTAAATCAATATATTTTTCATCCTGATCATCATCAATAAATGAACTCAGAGATTTCTTTATTATATATTCATAGTAGTTTGCGTATGAACCTTGGTTTGCTCTTTGGTTAGCTTCGTGCTGCTGATCATGCTGCAGAATTGTTAAAATAAATATTGGGTATGAAGGTACTAAGTTGTGCTCTCTTATAGTATCAATTATCTCAATACTCTTATTGATCTCATGCTCTATTTGTTGCAAATCATAATCTTCATCTTTTGAGATATTGTGCCATTTGTGAATTAAATCTATTGTGCGCTCAGCATTAAACTCCATGATTTCATATGTACTTATATTCTGATTAATTTCAGTAAAATCAAAATGGGGCTTTGCACTTAATACAATATGGCAAAATATGTTTTCTAGATTGTTCCATAGATCGGTTAAGACATTGCTACTGCATTCTAAACCATCTATATTATCAATGAAAAGTATTTTTTCGTGTTTTCTTTGATCCTTTATGTAGTTATAACTATCTGCGTCATAACTTTGTTCAAATTTACTGTAAACTATGTTCAAAAAAGTTTTAAAATCTTCTATGTTTTTTCCATTTACATCAATATATATTGGGTATTTATTGATCTTCAGATAGTTTCTAATCAAGGCTTTTACTAGCGCAGTTTTGCCCGAGTCTTGTGAGCCAACAATCATTATTGCTTTTTCTTTGCTCCAAATATCCAGAAGTATACTCGAATTGTTAACCAGCTTAGATTCATCTCTAATGTCAGGAAATATATATATATCATCCAAAAAAATTTGATTCTTATTAGGATGGTTAAGATTGAATCCAGGATTATCAATAAAATCTTCAAAATGAGCTTGTAAATTTATTCTTCTCATACTCTTTTGTGCGCAATGTAAATTTCAAGAATTATTTATTAAACTATATCTTAATGGGAAAGTTTGTAGAAGTACAAATTTAGTATTTGCTATTTGGTTTAGACAATTATGGATTTAGAAGTCCAAATACTAGAAAAACAGCTCCGAACCACAAGCCTAAAGCAATCATGACTGTTGAAATAGCAATAGATATATACTCTATTTTAGAGGAACCAAAGAGACGCTTAGACTTTATTGATTCTGGCTCATTATGTTCTTCAGGACCATAAGTTTGAATACTCTTTTTATAATTAGACCAAAGAAAGTAATAGTTTAGCCCTGATCCAATTACCGATATCCAAAGAGATAATGTTGATCCTTTAATATAATATTCTTCTATAAAATTTTGTAATGTGGATCTAAAAATTAAAGTGCCACCTAAACAAAGAAGTGTAAGTATTGATAATAGTCTGAGCAAACTAATTGTA
Protein-coding regions in this window:
- a CDS encoding DUF4301 family protein — protein: MSPKIQISEEIISQLNQKGINEEIALSQIETFKNGIPYTELLRPCTVGDGIENIDDSVEKYIQIYDQESVNKNVIKFVPASGAASRMFKELLSISIRDNVNKNDLINDNTKESNIFLKFIDNIEKFAFLDDLIASLSGDGLDLETLLNEGNYKEIAQYTLGAKGLNYSNLPKGIIEFHKYENGARTAFEEHLVEAKVYSKAGDGTCRVHFTVSPEHMDRVKTLINGKSGLYKDDNEQFDISYSIQKPSTDTLAVDMNNQPFLDNDGRLVLRPGGHGALIENLNDLDCDIAFIKNIDNVVPDRLKEITYSYKKALGGYLLDIQAKIFEYLKRLDGETSSDQLLEEIDAFMQNQLKIQLPQGSSGWPNQRRKDFAFSKLNRPLRVCGVVKNVGEPGGGPFWITSRGQVSRQIVESAQVNLESLEQKAIWESSTHFNPVDLICGLKDYNGTSFDLRKYVDTDMGFISYKSKDGRELKALELPGLWNGAMADWISIFIEVPLITFNPVKGVLDLLRDEHQNSE
- a CDS encoding ATP-binding protein encodes the protein MRRINLQAHFEDFIDNPGFNLNHPNKNQIFLDDIYIFPDIRDESKLVNNSSILLDIWSKEKAIMIVGSQDSGKTALVKALIRNYLKINKYPIYIDVNGKNIEDFKTFLNIVYSKFEQSYDADSYNYIKDQRKHEKILFIDNIDGLECSSNVLTDLWNNLENIFCHIVLSAKPHFDFTEINQNISTYEIMEFNAERTIDLIHKWHNISKDEDYDLQQIEHEINKSIEIIDTIREHNLVPSYPIFILTILQHDQQHEANQRANQGSYANYYEYIIKKSLSSFIDDDQDEKYIDLLSKLSFYMLENKKDFVGHEDLVNIHNQSLTNQIAIDLVLKELIKSNVLESFDLNYKFKNKYTYHYFAANYLSTNTNTDEYEGIIKDLCANINDDDSANILLFITHLSNDSFAIDEVKKRAKSVLSEIESISINNDLLELDDMIQELSKLGSKDKKLKEETVEYMSDLSQEAIRHKIRYAVNLIRILRQNI